Proteins encoded within one genomic window of Theobroma cacao cultivar B97-61/B2 chromosome 7, Criollo_cocoa_genome_V2, whole genome shotgun sequence:
- the LOC18593469 gene encoding uncharacterized protein LOC18593469, which produces MFHLLFILVSAEMALVLVLLFSSPLRNLVIKVLDKIKEGRGPVISKTVAGTLFVVFISISYNAIEIQKRALEGGVINPTDEVLLANRILEASLMGFALFLALVTYRLHYHIKELNPARRRLEADEKAEPKVVEGSLKQEHSKKATASRTSDVRLKD; this is translated from the exons ATGTTCCATCTCTTGTTCATACTTGTTTCTGCTGAAATGGCTCTGGTTTTGGTACTTCTGTTCAGCTCTCCTCTGAGGAACCTGGTGATCAAGGTATTGGACAAGATTAAAGAAGGGAGAGGCCCTGTGATTTCAAAGACTGTTGCAGGAACTTTGTTTGTTGTCTTTATCTCCATCTCATACAACGCAATAGAGATCCAGAAACGGGCACTGGAAGGAGGTGTGATCAATCCAACTGATGAGGTTCTCTTGGCCAATCGAATCCTGGAAGCATCCCTTATGG GGTTTGCTCTATTCCTTGCACTGGTTACATATAGATTACACTACCATATCAAAGAGCTCAATCCAGCAAGGAGGAGATTGGAGGCAGATGAAAAAGCAGAACCAAAGGTTGTAGAAGGTTCTCTAAAGCAAGAACACTCAAAGAAGGCAACAGCTTCCAGAACAAGTGATGTTAGACTGAAAGATTA